The proteins below are encoded in one region of Streptomyces cyanogenus:
- a CDS encoding maltokinase N-terminal cap-like domain-containing protein, whose protein sequence is MADTVTSSGTTPLLTSLDPLLRAWLPRQRWFAGKGRPVTGFTPVSVTELLPPDGRLGLYHLLLRVHQPDAPGAPPHPGDSYQLLIGVREALPPRLAPALIGHVTQGPLAGRTVYEALYDPRPAEVLLEALRTRARIGALRFERESGQEIRAGLVARLMTAEQSNSSVVYGDTFILKLLRRVVPGVNPDLEIPLALAREGCPRVPAPTAWLHADVDAQSYVLAVLQPFVSGAADGWELALRELAKGEDFAAESRALGRATAEVHTALARALPTVSLGHAQLELLVGGMTERLAAAAQAVPALRPYEDGLRSAYTALADLAAEGQTWTAQRVHGDLHLGQCLRSPSGDWSLIDFEGEPARPLAERRMPQPPVRDIAGMLRSFDYAAHSVTPPAPDWAHACRAAYCSGYAEVAGRDPRTDPVLLRAYETDKAVYEVVYEARHRPDWLPVPLNAVRRLALPDQEARP, encoded by the coding sequence ATGGCGGATACGGTCACCTCTTCCGGCACCACCCCTCTCCTCACCTCGCTCGACCCCTTGTTGCGCGCCTGGCTGCCCCGGCAGCGCTGGTTCGCGGGCAAGGGGCGTCCGGTCACCGGGTTCACGCCCGTCTCCGTGACCGAACTGCTGCCACCCGACGGCCGGCTGGGCCTGTACCACCTGCTGCTGCGCGTCCATCAGCCCGACGCGCCGGGCGCCCCGCCGCACCCCGGCGACTCCTACCAGCTCCTCATAGGCGTGCGCGAGGCGCTGCCGCCCCGGCTGGCGCCCGCGCTGATCGGCCATGTGACGCAGGGCCCGCTCGCCGGACGCACGGTGTACGAGGCCCTGTACGACCCCCGGCCCGCCGAGGTCCTGCTGGAGGCCCTGCGCACCCGGGCCCGCATCGGCGCGCTGCGCTTCGAGCGGGAGTCCGGGCAGGAGATCCGGGCCGGTCTGGTGGCCCGGCTGATGACCGCCGAGCAGTCCAACTCGTCGGTGGTCTACGGAGATACGTTCATTCTCAAGCTGTTGCGCCGGGTGGTGCCCGGCGTCAACCCCGACCTGGAGATACCGCTGGCCCTGGCCCGCGAGGGCTGCCCCCGGGTGCCCGCGCCGACGGCCTGGCTGCACGCCGACGTGGACGCGCAGTCGTACGTGCTGGCCGTGCTCCAGCCGTTCGTGAGCGGGGCCGCCGACGGCTGGGAGCTGGCGCTGCGCGAGCTGGCCAAGGGCGAGGACTTCGCCGCCGAGTCCCGCGCGCTGGGCCGGGCCACCGCCGAGGTGCACACCGCGCTCGCCCGCGCCCTGCCGACGGTCAGCCTCGGCCACGCACAACTGGAGCTGCTGGTCGGCGGCATGACCGAGCGGCTGGCGGCGGCCGCGCAGGCGGTGCCGGCACTGCGGCCGTACGAGGACGGGCTGCGCTCGGCCTACACGGCGCTGGCCGATCTGGCCGCCGAGGGCCAGACCTGGACCGCCCAGCGGGTCCACGGCGACCTGCACCTCGGGCAGTGCCTGCGCTCGCCGTCCGGGGACTGGTCGCTGATCGACTTCGAGGGCGAGCCGGCCCGTCCGCTGGCCGAGCGGCGCATGCCGCAGCCGCCGGTGCGGGACATCGCGGGGATGCTCCGCTCCTTCGACTACGCGGCCCACTCGGTGACCCCGCCCGCCCCGGACTGGGCGCACGCCTGCCGGGCCGCCTACTGCTCCGGGTACGCGGAGGTCGCCGGCCGCGATCCACGCACCGACCCGGTGCTGCTGCGGGCCTACGAGACCGACAAGGCGGTCTACGAGGTCGTCTACGAGGCCCGGCACCGCCCCGACTGGCTGCCCGTGCCGCTGAACGCGGTGCGCCGCCTCGCCCTGCCCGACCAGGAGGCTCGTCCGTGA
- the treS gene encoding maltose alpha-D-glucosyltransferase, which produces MIVNEPVPDTFEDTPAKDRDPDWFKRAVFYEVLVRSFQDSNGDGVGDLKGLTAKLDYLQWLGVDCLWLPPFFKSPLRDGGYDVSDYTAVLPEFGDLADFVEFVDAAHQRGMRVIIDFVMNHTSDQHPWFQESRRDPDGPYGDYYVWADDDKQYPGARIIFVDTEVSNWTYDPVRKQYYWHRFFSHQPDLNYENPAVQEEMISALKFWLDLGIDGFRLDAVPYLYQQEGTNCENLPATHEFLKRVRKEIDAQYPDKVLLAEANQWPEDVVDYFGDFRAGGDECHMAFHFPVMPRIFMAVRRESRYPVSEILAKTPAIPSGCQWGIFLRNHDELTLEMVTDEERDYMWAEYAKDPRMRANIGIRRRLAPLLDNDRNQIELFTALLLSLPGSPILYYGDEIGMGDNIWLGDRDAVRTPMQWTPDRNAGFSSCDPGRLFLPTIMDPVYGYQVTNVEASMSSPSSLLHWTRRMIEIRKQNPAFGLGSYTELPSSNPAVLAFLREYEDDLVLCVHNFSRFAQPTELDLSRFGGRHPVELFGGVRFPAVGELPYLLTLAGHGFYWFRLRRETV; this is translated from the coding sequence ATGATCGTCAATGAGCCCGTTCCGGACACCTTCGAGGACACTCCCGCCAAGGACCGGGACCCGGATTGGTTCAAACGCGCGGTCTTCTACGAGGTCCTGGTCCGCTCCTTCCAGGACAGCAACGGCGACGGCGTCGGCGACCTGAAGGGCCTGACCGCCAAGCTCGACTATCTTCAGTGGCTCGGCGTGGACTGCCTGTGGCTGCCGCCGTTCTTCAAATCCCCGCTCAGGGACGGCGGTTACGACGTCTCCGACTACACCGCGGTGCTCCCGGAGTTCGGTGACCTCGCCGACTTCGTGGAGTTCGTGGACGCCGCCCACCAGCGCGGCATGCGGGTCATCATCGACTTCGTCATGAACCACACCAGCGACCAGCACCCGTGGTTCCAGGAGTCGAGGCGGGACCCGGACGGTCCGTACGGGGACTACTACGTCTGGGCCGACGACGACAAGCAGTATCCGGGCGCCCGCATCATCTTCGTCGACACCGAGGTCTCCAACTGGACGTACGACCCGGTACGCAAGCAGTACTACTGGCACCGCTTCTTCTCGCACCAGCCGGATCTGAACTACGAGAACCCGGCGGTGCAGGAGGAAATGATCTCCGCGCTGAAGTTCTGGCTGGATCTCGGCATCGACGGGTTCCGGCTGGACGCGGTGCCGTACCTGTACCAGCAGGAGGGCACCAACTGCGAGAACCTGCCGGCGACCCACGAGTTCCTGAAGCGGGTGCGCAAGGAGATCGACGCCCAGTACCCCGACAAGGTGCTCCTCGCCGAGGCGAACCAGTGGCCGGAGGACGTCGTCGACTACTTCGGCGACTTCCGGGCCGGCGGCGACGAGTGCCACATGGCGTTCCACTTCCCGGTCATGCCGCGCATCTTCATGGCCGTGCGGCGCGAATCGCGCTACCCGGTCTCCGAGATCCTCGCCAAGACCCCCGCGATCCCGTCCGGCTGCCAGTGGGGCATCTTCCTGCGCAACCACGACGAGCTGACCCTCGAAATGGTCACCGACGAGGAACGCGACTACATGTGGGCCGAGTACGCCAAGGACCCGCGGATGCGCGCCAACATCGGCATCCGGCGGCGGCTCGCCCCCCTGCTCGACAACGACCGCAACCAGATCGAGCTGTTCACCGCCCTGCTGCTGTCCCTGCCCGGCTCACCGATCCTGTACTACGGCGACGAGATCGGCATGGGCGACAACATCTGGCTCGGCGACCGCGACGCCGTGCGCACCCCCATGCAGTGGACCCCCGACCGCAACGCCGGCTTCTCGTCCTGCGACCCGGGACGCCTCTTCCTGCCCACGATCATGGACCCGGTCTACGGCTACCAGGTCACCAACGTCGAGGCGTCGATGTCGTCGCCCTCGTCGCTGCTGCACTGGACCCGCCGCATGATCGAGATCCGCAAGCAGAATCCTGCCTTCGGACTGGGGTCCTATACCGAGCTGCCGTCGTCGAACCCGGCGGTGCTCGCCTTCCTGCGCGAGTACGAGGACGACCTCGTGCTGTGCGTCCACAACTTCTCCCGCTTCGCGCAGCCCACGGAGCTGGACCTGAGCCGGTTCGGCGGGCGGCACCCCGTCGAGCTGTTCGGCGGGGTCCGGTTCCCGGCGGTCGGCGAGCTGCCGTACCTGCTCACCCTCGCGGGGCACGGCTTCTACTGGTTCCGGTTGCGCCGGGAAACCGTATAG
- a CDS encoding alpha-1,4-glucan--maltose-1-phosphate maltosyltransferase: MPATQHSSAPPTGSKTKAAGKRTTGRKGVAPAGAAGPSADGERSSPEAATTLGRIPVLDVRPVVQHGRRPAKAVTGESFEVSATVFREGHDAVGANVVLRDPAGRAGPWTPMRELAPGTDRWGATVTAGEPGRWTYTVEAWSDPLGTWRQHARIKIPAGIDTDLVLAEGAELYERAAAGVPEEHRAPVLDAVAALRDEGRPAAWRLATALSPEVEAVLARCPLRELVTASDPMPLLVERERALYGSWYEFFPRSEGTAEQPHGTFRTAARRLKPIADMGFDVVYLPPVHPIGTTFRKGPNNTLTAGPDDVGVPWAIGSPEGGHDAVHPGLGTIEDFDFFVAEADRLGLEIALDFALQCSPDHPWVHKHPEWFRHRPDGSIAYAENPPKKYQDIYPIAFDADMDGLVAETVRILRHWMSHGVRIFRVDNPHTKPVVFWERVIAEVNRKDPGVIFLAEAFTRPAMMHTLAQIGFQQSYTYFTWRNSKQELTEYLTELSGEAAAYMRPNFFANTPDILHEYLQHGGRPAFEVRAVLAATLSPTWGIYSGYELCENTPLRQGGEEYLDSEKYQLRPRDWAAAEREGRTIAPLITRLNTIRRQHPALQRLRNLHFHHADKDAVIVYSKSTGSDTVVVVVNLDPHHTQEATVSLDMPQLGLDWHESVPVRDELTGETYNWGRANYVRLEPGHRPAHVFTVLRPSTPKIGGSPTI; the protein is encoded by the coding sequence ATGCCCGCGACGCAGCATTCGTCAGCACCCCCGACAGGCAGCAAGACCAAGGCAGCAGGAAAGAGGACGACGGGGAGGAAAGGCGTGGCGCCGGCCGGCGCCGCCGGCCCGTCCGCGGACGGGGAGCGGTCGTCCCCGGAGGCGGCCACCACCCTGGGCCGCATCCCCGTCCTGGACGTACGCCCCGTGGTCCAGCACGGACGCAGGCCCGCGAAGGCGGTGACCGGAGAGTCGTTCGAGGTGTCGGCCACCGTGTTCCGGGAGGGCCACGACGCCGTCGGCGCGAACGTGGTGCTGCGGGACCCGGCGGGCCGGGCCGGCCCCTGGACCCCGATGCGGGAACTGGCCCCCGGCACCGACCGCTGGGGCGCCACGGTCACCGCGGGCGAACCCGGCCGCTGGACCTACACGGTGGAGGCCTGGTCGGACCCGCTCGGCACCTGGCGGCAGCACGCCCGGATCAAGATCCCGGCCGGTATCGACACGGACCTGGTGCTGGCGGAGGGCGCCGAGTTGTACGAGCGGGCCGCCGCCGGAGTCCCGGAGGAGCACCGGGCGCCCGTCCTGGACGCGGTGGCGGCCCTGCGGGACGAGGGCCGCCCGGCCGCCTGGCGGCTCGCGACGGCCCTGTCACCTGAGGTGGAGGCGGTGCTGGCGCGTTGTCCGTTGCGGGAGCTGGTCACCGCGTCGGATCCGATGCCGCTGCTGGTGGAGCGTGAACGCGCCCTGTACGGCTCGTGGTACGAGTTCTTCCCGCGTTCGGAGGGCACCGCCGAGCAGCCGCACGGCACCTTCCGCACGGCCGCGCGCCGGCTGAAGCCGATCGCGGACATGGGCTTCGACGTGGTCTACCTGCCGCCGGTCCATCCCATCGGCACGACCTTCCGCAAGGGCCCCAACAACACCCTCACCGCCGGCCCGGACGACGTCGGCGTGCCCTGGGCGATCGGCTCCCCCGAGGGCGGCCACGACGCCGTCCACCCCGGCCTGGGCACCATCGAGGACTTCGACTTCTTCGTCGCCGAGGCGGACAGGCTGGGGCTGGAGATCGCGCTGGACTTCGCGTTGCAGTGCTCGCCGGACCATCCCTGGGTGCACAAGCACCCCGAGTGGTTCCGCCACCGCCCCGACGGCAGCATCGCGTACGCCGAGAACCCGCCGAAGAAGTACCAGGACATCTACCCCATCGCCTTCGACGCCGACATGGACGGACTGGTCGCGGAGACCGTGCGGATCCTGCGCCACTGGATGAGCCATGGCGTCCGCATCTTCCGGGTGGACAACCCGCACACCAAGCCGGTGGTGTTCTGGGAGCGGGTCATCGCGGAGGTCAACCGCAAGGACCCCGGCGTGATCTTCCTGGCGGAGGCGTTCACCCGGCCGGCGATGATGCACACGCTGGCGCAGATCGGTTTCCAGCAGTCGTACACGTACTTCACCTGGCGCAACAGCAAGCAGGAGCTGACCGAGTACCTGACGGAGCTGTCGGGTGAGGCGGCGGCCTACATGCGGCCGAACTTCTTCGCCAACACCCCCGACATCCTGCACGAATACCTCCAGCACGGCGGGCGGCCCGCGTTCGAGGTGCGGGCCGTGCTCGCCGCCACCCTCTCCCCCACGTGGGGCATCTACTCCGGTTACGAGCTGTGCGAGAACACCCCGCTGCGACAGGGCGGTGAGGAGTACCTGGACTCGGAGAAGTACCAGCTCAGGCCACGCGACTGGGCGGCCGCCGAGCGCGAGGGACGCACCATCGCACCGCTCATCACCCGGCTCAACACCATCCGACGGCAACACCCGGCGCTACAGCGCCTGCGGAACCTGCACTTCCATCACGCCGACAAGGATGCGGTGATCGTCTACAGCAAGAGCACGGGTTCGGACACGGTCGTGGTGGTCGTCAATCTCGACCCGCACCACACCCAGGAGGCAACGGTCTCGTTGGACATGCCGCAACTCGGCCTGGACTGGCACGAGTCCGTGCCGGTGCGCGACGAGCTCACCGGCGAGACCTACAACTGGGGCAGGGCCAACTATGTGCGCCTCGAACCGGGTCATAGGCCCGCGCATGTCTTCACCGTCCTGCGACCGTCCACCCCGAAGATCGGAGGGTCACCCACAATATGA
- a CDS encoding glycosyltransferase family 1 protein translates to MKAIRRFTVRPVLPEPLRPLSDLARNLRWSWHAETRDLFQSVSPEGWAGSGGDPVRLLGSVRPARLAELAGDRRFLRRLTAVADDLDDYLTGDRWYQEQADGLPAAIAYFSPEFGITAALPQYSGGLGILAGDHLKAASDLGVPLIGVGLLYRHGYFRQTLSRDGWQQEHYPVLDPNELPLTQLKEADGTPAHVSLALPGGRALRARIWLAQVGRVPLLLLDSDVEENELGERGVTDRLYGGGGEHRLLQEMLLGIGGVRAVRTYCRLTGHPQPEVFHTNEGHAGFLGLERIAELCADGLDFDSALEAVRGGTVFTTHTPVPAGIDRFDRELVGRHFGPDAELPGIDVQRILALGMETYPGGEPNLFNMAVMGLRLAQRANGVSLLHGQVSRSMFAGLWPGFDPEEVPITSVTNGVHAPTWVAPEVLRLGARQVGAQRTEDALSVGGSERWDSVADIPDQEVWELRRTLREQLVLEVRDRLRVSWRQRGAGDAELGWIDGVLDPDVLTIGFARRVPSYKRLTLMLRDRDRLMELLLHPEHPVQLVVAGKAHPADDSGKRLVQELVRFADDPRVRHRIVFLPDYGMAMAQKLYPGCDVWLNNPLRPLEACGTSGMKAALNGCLNLSVLDGWWDEWFQPDFGWAIPTADGAGTDPDRRDDIEAAALYDLLEQRVAPRFYERGRAGLPDRWIEMVRQTLSLLGPKVLAGRMVREYVDRLYAPAARAHRALTPDTASELAAWKDRVRAAWAGVSVDHVETTATTATAELGTTVGLRVRVALGSLTPDDVEVQAVSGRVDAEDRITDATVVPLKPTGTPDLEGRLLYEGPLSLDRTGPYGYTVRILPTHPLLASSAELGLLAVPSEEVGEAAGMVLR, encoded by the coding sequence GTGAAGGCGATCCGTCGGTTCACCGTCCGTCCCGTACTCCCCGAACCCCTCCGGCCGCTGAGCGACCTGGCGCGCAATCTGCGCTGGTCCTGGCATGCGGAAACGCGCGATCTGTTCCAGTCCGTCAGCCCAGAGGGCTGGGCCGGCAGCGGTGGTGACCCGGTCCGCCTGCTGGGGAGTGTGCGGCCGGCCCGGCTGGCCGAACTGGCCGGGGACCGGCGGTTCCTGCGCCGGCTCACCGCGGTCGCCGACGACCTCGACGACTATCTGACCGGCGACCGCTGGTACCAGGAGCAGGCCGACGGCCTGCCCGCCGCCATCGCCTACTTCTCGCCCGAGTTCGGCATCACGGCCGCGCTCCCGCAGTACTCCGGCGGCCTCGGCATCCTCGCCGGCGACCATCTGAAGGCGGCCAGCGACCTCGGGGTGCCGCTGATCGGGGTCGGACTGCTGTACCGGCACGGGTACTTCCGGCAGACCCTCTCCCGGGACGGCTGGCAGCAGGAGCACTACCCGGTGCTCGACCCCAACGAACTGCCCCTCACCCAGCTGAAGGAGGCCGACGGCACTCCGGCGCACGTCTCCCTCGCGCTGCCCGGCGGCAGGGCGCTGCGCGCCCGGATCTGGCTGGCACAGGTGGGCCGGGTACCGCTGCTGCTGCTCGACTCGGACGTGGAGGAGAACGAGCTCGGCGAACGCGGGGTGACCGACCGGCTCTACGGCGGCGGCGGCGAGCACCGGCTGCTGCAGGAGATGCTGCTCGGGATAGGAGGTGTGCGGGCCGTACGGACGTACTGCCGGCTCACCGGGCACCCGCAGCCGGAGGTGTTCCACACCAACGAGGGCCACGCGGGCTTCCTCGGCCTGGAGCGGATCGCCGAACTGTGCGCGGACGGGCTGGACTTCGACTCGGCGCTGGAGGCCGTGCGGGGCGGCACCGTGTTCACCACGCACACCCCCGTGCCGGCCGGCATCGACCGCTTCGACCGGGAGCTGGTCGGCCGGCACTTCGGCCCGGACGCCGAACTCCCCGGCATCGACGTGCAGCGGATCCTGGCGCTGGGCATGGAGACCTACCCGGGCGGCGAGCCGAACCTGTTCAACATGGCCGTGATGGGGCTGCGGCTGGCCCAGCGGGCCAACGGGGTGTCGCTGCTGCACGGGCAGGTCAGCCGGAGCATGTTCGCGGGGCTGTGGCCGGGATTCGACCCCGAGGAGGTGCCGATCACCTCCGTGACCAACGGGGTGCACGCGCCGACCTGGGTGGCGCCGGAGGTGCTGCGGCTCGGGGCCCGGCAGGTCGGCGCCCAGCGGACCGAGGACGCGCTGAGCGTCGGCGGCTCCGAACGCTGGGACTCGGTCGCCGACATCCCGGACCAGGAGGTCTGGGAGCTGCGCCGGACCCTGCGCGAACAGCTGGTGCTGGAGGTGCGGGACCGGCTGCGGGTGTCGTGGCGCCAACGCGGCGCCGGTGACGCGGAGTTGGGCTGGATCGACGGGGTGCTGGACCCGGACGTCCTGACGATCGGCTTCGCGCGCCGGGTGCCGTCGTACAAACGCCTGACACTGATGCTGCGCGACCGGGACCGCCTGATGGAGTTGCTGCTGCACCCCGAGCACCCGGTCCAGCTCGTGGTCGCGGGCAAGGCGCACCCGGCGGACGACAGCGGCAAGCGCCTGGTGCAGGAGCTGGTCCGCTTCGCGGACGACCCGCGCGTCCGTCACCGCATCGTCTTCCTGCCCGACTACGGCATGGCGATGGCGCAGAAGCTCTACCCCGGCTGCGACGTCTGGCTCAACAACCCCCTGCGGCCCCTGGAGGCCTGTGGCACCTCGGGCATGAAGGCGGCCCTCAACGGCTGCCTGAACCTCTCCGTCCTGGACGGCTGGTGGGACGAGTGGTTCCAGCCGGACTTCGGCTGGGCCATCCCGACGGCGGACGGCGCGGGCACGGACCCCGACCGCCGCGACGACATCGAGGCGGCGGCCCTCTACGACCTGCTCGAACAGCGGGTCGCACCGCGCTTCTACGAACGCGGACGCGCCGGCCTGCCCGACCGCTGGATCGAGATGGTCCGCCAGACCCTCTCCCTGCTGGGCCCGAAGGTGCTGGCCGGCCGCATGGTCCGCGAGTACGTCGACCGGCTCTACGCCCCCGCCGCGCGGGCGCACCGCGCGCTGACCCCGGACACGGCGAGCGAGCTGGCCGCCTGGAAGGACCGGGTGCGGGCGGCCTGGGCCGGGGTGAGCGTGGACCACGTGGAGACGACGGCGACGACTGCCACGGCGGAGCTGGGCACGACGGTCGGCCTGCGCGTGCGGGTGGCCCTCGGCTCGCTGACCCCGGACGACGTGGAGGTCCAGGCGGTGTCCGGCCGGGTGGACGCGGAGGACCGCATCACGGACGCCACGGTGGTCCCCCTCAAACCGACCGGCACCCCCGACCTGGAGGGCCGCCTCCTCTACGAGGGCCCCCTCTCCCTGGACCGCACCGGCCCCTACGGCTACACGGTCCGCATCCTCCCCACCCACCCCCTCCTCGCCTCATCCGCCGAACTCGGCCTTTTGGCCGTGCCGTCGGAGGAGGTGGGGGAGGCAGCGGGCATGGTGCTGCGGTGA
- a CDS encoding DUF1990 domain-containing protein — translation MSSAPFTYEPVGATRDDLTSCPPGFRPMLVRTRLGEGHEVFRRAADAVLTWEMHRALGVGIDATADRAAPGVDVTVTLAGVIRAPCRVIWTTEEPRRAGWAYGTLQGHPECGEEAFVVDRTGDGTVWLTVAAFSKGAAWYARAGGPATRGLQHAYARRCGTVLKRLCAGLSES, via the coding sequence ATGTCCTCGGCGCCCTTCACCTATGAGCCGGTCGGCGCGACCCGCGACGATCTGACGTCCTGCCCGCCCGGCTTCCGTCCGATGCTCGTCCGCACCCGTCTCGGCGAGGGCCACGAGGTCTTCCGGCGAGCCGCCGACGCGGTCCTGACCTGGGAGATGCACCGCGCGCTGGGCGTCGGCATCGACGCCACCGCCGACCGCGCGGCACCCGGCGTCGACGTCACCGTCACCCTGGCCGGCGTCATAAGGGCCCCCTGCCGCGTCATATGGACGACCGAGGAACCCCGCCGCGCCGGCTGGGCCTACGGCACCCTCCAGGGCCACCCCGAATGCGGCGAGGAGGCCTTCGTCGTCGACCGCACCGGCGACGGCACGGTCTGGCTCACCGTGGCGGCCTTCAGCAAGGGCGCCGCGTGGTACGCCCGCGCGGGCGGCCCGGCCACCCGCGGCCTGCAACACGCGTACGCCCGCAGGTGCGGGACGGTACTGAAGCGACTGTGCGCGGGCCTGTCCGAGTCATGA
- a CDS encoding M4 family metallopeptidase, whose translation MSPLYARHKRTTLAIATAVAAGALLATGVTTSATAQPAAKPLAAAPTQLSAAARTTLIQQAQAGAADTAHRIGLGAKEKLVVKDVVKDVDGTLHTRYERTYAGLPVLGGDLIVHTAKSGGTEGVTKAAKSAIKVSSLKPQITAAKAEKQAVSAARTLGSAKTAADGARKVIWAGSGKPVLAYETVVGGFQDDGTPNQLHVITDAATGKKLYEYQGIENATGKTLYSGTVTLNSVQSGSTYQLTDSARGNHKTYNLARKTSGTGTLVASSTNVFGTGTASTSSSDQTAAADAAYGAAETWDFYKSTFGRSGIKNNGVGAYSRVHYGNAYVNAFWDDSCFCMTYGDGSGNADPLTSLDVAGHEMSHGVTSNTAGLNYSGESGGLNEATSDIFGTGVEFFANNASDPGDYLIGEKIDINGDGTPLRYMDKPSKDGGSADYWSSSVGNKDVHYSSGVANHFFYLLSEGSGSKTINGVTYNSPTYNGSTVTGIGRAKALQIWYKALTTYMTSTTNYKAARTATLNAASALYGSTSTEYKAVAAAWTAVNVS comes from the coding sequence GTGAGCCCCCTCTACGCGCGTCACAAGCGCACCACTCTGGCCATCGCCACCGCTGTCGCCGCCGGAGCCCTGCTCGCCACTGGTGTCACCACCAGCGCCACCGCCCAGCCGGCGGCCAAGCCCCTCGCGGCGGCCCCCACCCAGCTGTCCGCGGCGGCCCGCACCACCCTGATCCAGCAGGCCCAGGCCGGCGCGGCCGACACCGCGCACCGGATAGGCCTCGGTGCCAAGGAGAAGCTCGTCGTCAAGGACGTCGTCAAGGACGTCGACGGCACCCTCCACACCCGCTACGAGCGCACCTACGCGGGCCTGCCCGTGCTCGGCGGCGACCTGATCGTGCACACCGCCAAGTCGGGCGGGACCGAGGGCGTCACCAAGGCGGCCAAGTCGGCCATCAAGGTCTCCTCGCTCAAGCCGCAGATCACCGCCGCGAAGGCCGAGAAGCAGGCGGTGTCCGCCGCCAGGACCCTCGGCTCCGCCAAGACCGCCGCGGACGGCGCCCGCAAGGTGATCTGGGCCGGCTCCGGCAAGCCCGTCCTCGCCTACGAGACGGTCGTCGGCGGCTTCCAGGACGACGGCACCCCTAACCAGCTGCACGTCATCACCGACGCCGCCACCGGCAAGAAGCTCTACGAGTACCAGGGCATCGAGAACGCGACCGGCAAGACGCTGTACTCCGGCACGGTGACCCTCAACTCCGTGCAGTCGGGCTCGACGTACCAGCTCACCGACAGCGCGCGGGGCAACCACAAGACCTACAACCTGGCCCGCAAGACGTCCGGCACCGGCACCCTGGTGGCCAGCTCGACCAACGTCTTCGGCACCGGGACCGCCTCCACCTCCTCCTCGGACCAGACCGCGGCGGCCGACGCGGCCTACGGCGCGGCGGAGACCTGGGACTTCTACAAGAGCACCTTCGGCCGCAGTGGCATCAAGAACAACGGTGTCGGCGCCTACTCCCGCGTGCACTACGGCAACGCCTACGTGAACGCGTTCTGGGACGACAGCTGCTTCTGCATGACCTACGGTGACGGCTCCGGCAACGCCGACCCGCTGACCTCGCTGGACGTGGCCGGCCACGAGATGAGCCACGGCGTCACCTCGAACACCGCGGGCCTGAACTACTCCGGTGAGTCCGGCGGCCTGAACGAGGCCACCAGTGACATCTTCGGCACGGGTGTGGAGTTCTTCGCCAACAACGCGTCCGACCCCGGTGACTACCTCATCGGCGAGAAGATCGACATCAACGGCGACGGCACCCCGCTGCGCTACATGGACAAGCCCAGCAAGGACGGCGGCTCCGCCGACTACTGGTCCTCCTCCGTCGGCAACAAGGACGTCCACTACTCGTCCGGCGTCGCGAACCACTTCTTCTACCTCCTCTCGGAGGGCAGCGGTTCGAAGACGATCAACGGTGTGACCTACAACTCGCCGACCTACAACGGCTCCACGGTCACCGGCATCGGCCGCGCCAAGGCGCTGCAGATCTGGTACAAGGCGCTGACCACGTACATGACCTCGACGACCAACTACAAGGCCGCCCGCACGGCGACCCTGAACGCGGCGTCGGCGCTGTACGGCTCGACCAGCACCGAGTACAAGGCGGTCGCTGCCGCCTGGACCGCGGTCAACGTCAGCTAG